One region of Carassius carassius chromosome 41, fCarCar2.1, whole genome shotgun sequence genomic DNA includes:
- the LOC132123245 gene encoding uncharacterized protein LOC132123245, with product MFLIPVMLLLQLGFQDSVSAGIQREIQNARLQQPFTLNCTYNCSSGFTRGTWTWEDTPACGTCHWDQKNSKLGDVCTVSLYIPLLIMEQTRYNYSCFSEESDRPGLPRKIELLVTLQAHDESEGQVTPPEADPSLRVKLYRGETDLDEVFTSLSTIEVMAGTSPKLLCVAPDIKHCEVQWVRENSTLPFTKISDTIVQWSEIKAEDSGRYRCNTKGTCTDQAITVEIEVITSDGFAWAKIFAAFAVSAVVILTAHLVYLCYRKGCKIMDSANIVHERVTSRSAVVMKPIAQDSQSDHEVPYADIVISVRGSSNPDLPDTFNQTSKNQRPRWRDEARAGLLHASADRLHIHSKEVTRKLSTTSEYAVITYSCEALS from the exons ATTCTGTGAGTGCTGGAATCCAGCGTGAGATTCAGAATGCAAGACTCCAACAGCCGTTTACTTTAAACTGTACCTACAACTGTTCCAGTGGCTTCACTCGTGGTACATGGACATGGGAAGACACTCCAGCTTGTGGAACGTGCCACTGGGATCAGAAAAATTCTAAGTTAGGAGATGTGTGCACTGTGAGCTTGTACATACCTCTTCTAATTATGGAGCAAACACGTTATAACTATTCGTGCTTTTCTGAAGAGAGTGACCGCCCGGGCCTTCCTCGTAAAATTGAGCTTCTGGTAACACTGCAAGCCCATG ATGAATCTGAAGGACAAGTAACACCTCCTGAAGCCG ATCCATCTCTGAGAGTAAAATTATATAGGGGTGAGACAGATTTAGATGAGGTGTTTACATCGCTTTCCACCATCGAAGTGATGGCAGGAACCTCACCCAAACTTCTCTGTGTCGCCCCTGACATCAAGCACTGTGAGGTGCAGTGGGTCAGAGAAAACAGTACCCTCCCCTTCACCAAAATAAGTGACACCATAGTACAGTGGAGTGAAATCAAAGCAGAGGATAGTGGACGATACAGGTGCAACACCAAAGGGACCTGCACTGACCAGGCTATCACTGTGGAAATAGAGGTCATCACATCGG ATGGATTTGCCTGGGCCAAGATCTTTGCAGCTTTTGCAGTGTCTGCAGTGGTTATCCTGACGGCCCATCTGGTGTATTTGTGCTACAGAAAGGGATGTAAGATCATGGATTCTGCAAACATAGTCCATGAAAG GGTTACATCCAGAAGTGCTGTGGTGATGAAGCCAATCGCTCAAG ACAGTCAGAGTGATCATGAAGTCCCTTATGCTGACATTGTGATCTCTGTGAGAGGATCCAGCAACCCGGATCTACCTGACACCTTTAACCAGACTTCAAAAAATCAAAGACCA AGATGGAGGGATGAGGCCAGAGCAGGGCTACTGCACGCTTCAGCTGACAGACTGCACATCCACTCTAAAGAGGTCACTAGGAAATTAAGCACAACGTCTGAATATGCTGTAATAACCTACTCCTGTGAAGCTCTTAgttag